The following proteins come from a genomic window of Sulfitobacter geojensis:
- a CDS encoding TonB-dependent receptor — MKHIMTSPRRMTLASVSLLALVAATQAQSQEGFSIAIDGQQVAGDPRLSTTKAREDIALARAQLQVRFDGLEVKPRLTALVTNERPPRAGDSVTVRSQMNYPAYVTRGEVRVTDLGARGGPRVLSRTPIAPNGDASFVLPEGDNLIMTYRVYDAQGRFDETVPLPLRPAGPGFEETDFTAPPPELGVDTAGIRRIPVYGGAVTVSGTDVSEGAVVNTLGEVVRPDPGGSFVIQRILPAGDQAIAVQVSGAGEDTYIERDILIPRAEWFYTAIADVTLGYRLEGGVDAQGAEYDKTYTYGRLAGYAKGKTQNGWILTGSVDTGEDELKNIFRDLDEKDPVNVLIRLQRENAYPVYGDDSTFEEGAPTDGKFYVRAERNGSHIMWGNYQSRINGGYYLRDERTLYGAQGVYRSPQTTTRGQSRVSVEGYAANPDRLPGRDTFMGTGGSVYFLQRQDIAVDTEQLSIQLRDRTTGRVVETRQLTPGLDYRINYIQGTIILTEPLSGTAAAGTVVSDPAGEYDVVLVANYAFTPPVGGIDGYTYGGRAEAWVTDNLRLGYTGMVEQTDIADQTAQSVDVMWELSECSFIALEYAQTEGPGFGSSFSSDGGLIVENRETAGVVDGTGDGVAARMQVDLADLGVTTPGTIAAYFETRDAGFSTLDYQTTVDEELWGVSVDMQPTERLSYRVYYDSFEDENGRTDREGGAEVRYVVSDRLTLDFGVEHLDRNTPGLALGTTNKNGSRTDAAVRATFTESENFAWYVYGQSTLARSGELEKNDRAGAGIRYRFSENWTFEGEISDGSLGAAGAALFTYTSADDNSVYLGYTLDPGREFSGATLVGRDRGQFVAGGRRRLGENVDVYGENTYDMFGRHKSLTSTYGVEYRTTEALTLTGNFEYGTVEAIDGTLDRKALSFGARYENEQGLSLSGRAEVRRDRGETLGANRDSDAYLFVASGRYLISEDQRLLFSVDYADTDTDGTSITSGEYIDAQMGYAYRPVLNDRLNVLFKYRFLKDTVGQQIDSTTERGPRQVSHVLSLDMSYDLNQQWTLGAKVGGRWGQSSPDEDIPLADNDAYLGVVNARYHLTHKWDLLLEGRYLRATDAGVAEYGLLGTAYRHIGKNVKVGVGYNTGRFSDDLTDLTFDDEGLFVNVIAKF, encoded by the coding sequence ATGAAGCATATAATGACCTCCCCACGCCGCATGACTCTGGCAAGCGTTTCGCTGCTGGCTCTTGTCGCGGCGACGCAGGCGCAATCGCAGGAAGGCTTTAGTATTGCCATCGACGGCCAGCAGGTTGCGGGCGATCCAAGGTTATCCACCACCAAGGCGCGTGAAGATATCGCCCTGGCCCGCGCGCAGCTTCAGGTGCGTTTCGACGGGCTTGAGGTAAAGCCGCGCCTGACCGCGCTTGTCACCAACGAACGCCCGCCACGCGCAGGCGACAGCGTTACCGTACGCAGCCAGATGAACTATCCCGCCTACGTCACACGCGGCGAAGTACGGGTGACCGATCTTGGTGCACGTGGCGGCCCGCGTGTCCTGAGCCGTACACCTATCGCGCCCAATGGGGATGCGTCTTTTGTGCTGCCCGAAGGGGATAATCTGATCATGACCTATCGGGTCTATGATGCGCAGGGCCGTTTTGACGAAACGGTGCCGCTGCCGCTCCGTCCGGCGGGGCCGGGGTTTGAAGAGACGGATTTCACTGCGCCTCCACCCGAGCTTGGCGTTGATACCGCAGGCATCCGCCGCATTCCTGTCTATGGCGGTGCGGTGACAGTCAGCGGAACGGACGTGAGCGAAGGTGCCGTGGTGAACACATTAGGCGAAGTCGTGCGCCCCGATCCAGGCGGCAGCTTTGTCATTCAACGCATTCTGCCCGCAGGCGATCAGGCTATCGCGGTGCAGGTCAGCGGAGCTGGCGAAGATACCTATATCGAGCGCGACATTCTGATCCCGCGCGCCGAATGGTTCTATACCGCCATTGCAGATGTGACCCTAGGCTACCGCCTTGAAGGTGGTGTGGATGCGCAGGGTGCCGAGTACGACAAGACCTATACCTATGGTCGGCTCGCCGGATACGCCAAGGGCAAGACACAGAACGGCTGGATCCTGACAGGCTCTGTCGATACGGGCGAGGACGAGCTCAAGAACATCTTCCGCGATCTGGATGAGAAAGACCCCGTCAATGTCCTGATCCGCCTCCAGCGCGAGAACGCCTATCCGGTCTACGGCGACGACAGCACGTTCGAAGAAGGTGCCCCGACCGACGGCAAATTCTATGTGCGCGCCGAGCGCAATGGCAGCCACATCATGTGGGGCAATTACCAGTCCCGCATCAACGGCGGATATTACCTGCGCGATGAACGCACGCTTTATGGTGCGCAGGGTGTCTACCGCAGCCCGCAAACGACTACGCGCGGGCAATCACGCGTCTCTGTCGAAGGGTATGCCGCCAATCCCGACCGTTTGCCCGGACGCGACACGTTTATGGGGACCGGCGGATCAGTGTATTTTCTGCAGCGTCAGGACATTGCCGTAGACACAGAACAGTTGTCGATCCAGCTGCGCGACCGGACAACAGGACGGGTGGTTGAAACGCGCCAGCTGACGCCGGGGCTGGATTACCGCATCAACTATATCCAGGGCACGATCATCCTGACTGAACCGCTCAGCGGAACCGCCGCTGCCGGGACCGTCGTCAGCGACCCGGCAGGGGAATACGATGTCGTGCTGGTGGCCAACTATGCCTTCACTCCTCCGGTAGGTGGCATCGACGGCTATACCTACGGCGGTCGCGCCGAGGCATGGGTGACCGACAACCTGCGTCTTGGCTACACTGGCATGGTTGAACAGACCGACATCGCAGACCAGACCGCCCAGTCGGTCGATGTGATGTGGGAATTGAGCGAATGCAGCTTTATCGCGCTGGAATATGCCCAGACGGAAGGGCCGGGATTTGGCTCAAGCTTCTCCAGCGACGGTGGTTTGATCGTCGAGAACCGCGAGACGGCCGGCGTGGTCGACGGTACAGGTGACGGCGTTGCCGCCCGCATGCAAGTTGATCTCGCCGATCTCGGTGTTACCACACCGGGCACAATCGCCGCCTACTTCGAGACGCGCGACGCGGGCTTTTCGACGCTTGATTATCAAACCACTGTTGATGAGGAACTCTGGGGTGTATCCGTCGATATGCAGCCCACAGAGCGGCTGAGCTACCGCGTTTATTACGACAGCTTTGAAGACGAAAATGGCCGGACCGACCGCGAGGGTGGTGCCGAGGTCAGATATGTCGTCTCGGACCGTCTTACGCTTGATTTCGGCGTCGAACATCTGGACCGCAACACGCCGGGCCTTGCGCTGGGAACCACGAACAAAAACGGCAGCCGGACAGACGCTGCCGTCCGCGCGACCTTTACCGAAAGCGAAAATTTCGCGTGGTATGTCTATGGCCAGTCCACTTTGGCACGCTCGGGCGAGCTTGAGAAAAACGACCGTGCAGGGGCTGGTATCCGCTACCGCTTCTCTGAGAACTGGACCTTTGAGGGCGAGATTTCCGACGGCTCGCTGGGCGCTGCTGGTGCGGCTCTGTTCACGTACACATCTGCAGACGATAACTCCGTCTATCTGGGGTATACCCTTGATCCCGGGCGAGAATTCTCTGGTGCGACGCTTGTAGGGCGCGACCGCGGCCAGTTCGTTGCCGGTGGGCGGCGCAGACTTGGCGAAAACGTCGATGTCTATGGGGAAAACACCTATGATATGTTCGGGCGCCACAAATCCCTGACCAGCACCTATGGCGTGGAATACCGCACCACAGAGGCGCTCACCCTGACCGGTAATTTCGAATACGGCACGGTGGAGGCCATCGACGGCACGCTCGACCGAAAGGCGCTGTCATTTGGTGCGCGGTACGAAAACGAGCAGGGGCTGAGCCTGAGTGGCCGTGCCGAAGTCCGCCGTGATCGCGGCGAGACATTGGGCGCCAACCGCGATTCTGACGCCTATCTCTTTGTCGCCAGCGGCCGCTATCTGATCAGCGAAGACCAGCGCCTGCTGTTCTCGGTTGATTACGCGGATACCGATACGGACGGCACCTCGATCACGTCAGGCGAATATATTGATGCGCAGATGGGCTATGCCTACAGGCCTGTGCTGAACGATCGCCTTAACGTGTTGTTCAAGTACCGTTTCCTCAAGGACACCGTAGGCCAGCAGATCGACAGCACGACCGAACGCGGCCCACGTCAGGTGAGCCACGTTCTGTCGCTCGATATGAGCTATGATCTGAACCAGCAATGGACCTTGGGCGCCAAGGTCGGCGGACGCTGGGGCCAATCCAGCCCCGACGAGGATATCCCCTTGGCTGACAACGACGCCTATCTTGGCGTGGTGAACGCGCGGTATCACCTGACGCACAAGTGGGACCTGCTGCTGGAGGGCCGATATCTGCGGGCCACGGATGCAGGAGTGGCCGAATACGGTCTGCTGGGCACCGCCTATCGCCATATCGGCAAGAACGTCAAAGTGGGTGTCGGGTACAACACCGGACGGTTCTCAGACGATCTGACGGACCTGACCTTCGACGACGAAGGTCTCTTTGTGAACGTCATCGCCAAGTTCTAA
- a CDS encoding TetR/AcrR family transcriptional regulator gives MNELETTILDAATHVFSRYGVQRSSMVDLCKEAGVSRQTLYNRFRNKDDVLRGLIGRYTDLAIAEIRSELDRTPDIGDRLDLIFDRMVLRGFDTIQTTPNAQDFIEGVNATSQEALAQSAERFRSIIAEVLSPYRPQLAAAGLDLSALSACLQYSAKCAGMQTQDRAQLLTHLQTLRQLCLTAALPQASGRSPQRNEDHGHRT, from the coding sequence ATGAATGAACTGGAGACGACGATTCTCGATGCGGCGACGCATGTCTTCAGCCGCTACGGGGTTCAGCGCAGCAGCATGGTCGACCTCTGCAAGGAAGCCGGGGTCTCGCGGCAGACGCTCTATAATCGGTTTCGCAACAAGGATGATGTGCTGCGCGGGCTGATCGGGCGCTATACCGACCTGGCGATCGCTGAGATCAGGAGCGAGCTGGACCGGACACCGGACATCGGCGACCGGCTTGATCTGATCTTTGACCGCATGGTTCTGCGGGGCTTTGATACGATCCAGACTACGCCAAATGCGCAGGACTTTATCGAAGGGGTCAATGCCACAAGTCAGGAAGCGCTGGCGCAATCGGCCGAGCGGTTCCGTTCCATCATCGCCGAGGTGTTGAGCCCGTATCGACCGCAGCTTGCCGCTGCCGGTCTTGATCTCAGTGCCTTGTCGGCCTGCCTGCAATACTCTGCCAAATGTGCTGGAATGCAGACGCAGGACCGGGCGCAACTTTTGACACACCTCCAGACACTTCGCCAGCTATGCTTGACCGCGGCCCTGCCGCAGGCTTCGGGCCGCTCACCACAAAGGAATGAAGATCATGGCCACAGGACTTAA
- a CDS encoding amino acid ABC transporter permease, producing the protein MRALDFDYMWDLVPVLLGYVPLTLFMALVGMFFALILASVMAVERVFRIPVLDVFVRLFISFFRGTPLLVQLFLFYYGLPQVLAFLTTIDGVTATIMGLTLHFSAYMAESIRAAILGVDRSQWEASQAVGMTQTQMMVHIILPQAARVAAPTLVNYFIDMIKGTSLAFTLGVTELMGATQKEAAGSFLYFEAFLVVAAIYWIMVESLSFAQRHLETYLNKAYAR; encoded by the coding sequence ATGCGCGCACTCGACTTCGACTACATGTGGGACTTGGTACCTGTACTGTTGGGGTATGTTCCCCTGACGCTGTTCATGGCGTTGGTCGGTATGTTTTTCGCTCTCATACTGGCCTCCGTCATGGCGGTTGAACGGGTATTCCGCATTCCAGTGCTCGATGTCTTTGTGCGCCTTTTTATCAGTTTCTTTCGGGGCACCCCGTTGCTGGTGCAACTCTTCTTGTTCTACTACGGCCTACCGCAGGTTTTGGCGTTCTTGACCACAATTGACGGCGTCACCGCCACCATCATGGGTCTTACCTTACATTTCTCGGCCTATATGGCCGAGAGCATTCGCGCGGCGATCTTGGGTGTTGACCGCAGCCAGTGGGAGGCCTCGCAAGCAGTTGGCATGACCCAAACACAGATGATGGTTCACATAATCCTGCCCCAGGCTGCCCGCGTAGCAGCGCCGACCTTGGTTAATTATTTTATCGATATGATCAAAGGAACATCGCTGGCGTTCACTCTGGGTGTCACCGAGCTTATGGGTGCCACCCAGAAAGAGGCGGCGGGCAGTTTTCTCTATTTTGAGGCCTTTCTTGTTGTCGCTGCGATCTACTGGATCATGGTCGAATCCCTGTCCTTTGCGCAACGGCACTTGGAAACCTATCTTAACAAGGCGTATGCAAGATGA
- a CDS encoding efflux RND transporter permease subunit has protein sequence MDIARLSINRPVYTWIIMLICLLGGIWGFSTLGRLEDPAFTIKTAVVVTEYPGATAAEVALEVTEPLESQIQKMAEVKDITSMNQPGLSWITVNMQDTFDGEQLPEIWTKLRNRVAESALPTGATRPFVNDGFGDVYGLYYAVTATDYSDAEINELSTYLRRELLSVDGVADVALSGVPNEVIYVEPDLALSTTLGIPPAAIIGAVANANEVVDGGAIQSPRGRTLVQRPQGSDSVSEIASLSVGVGGQIINLADVTHIYRTREADPELMVRHNGREAFTLGVAGVATDNIVEVGKRVDAKLAQLRGSLPLGIEIQSIYRQHTVVEEASNAFLVNLAMSVAIVVAVLAVFMGWRAAIVVGSTLLLTVVGTLFFMALGAIEMERISLGALIIAMGMLVDNAIVVAEGMQIAMRQGQSARDAATEAASKTQIPLLGATVIGIMAFAGIGLSPDATGEFLFSLFAVIAISLLLSWLLALTATPLLGHYFFKRGTAGAGGGYDGAIFRGYAAVLRAALKLRWLVVVALIAGTAVCYALFGQIKQQFFPDSNTPLYFVHYKLPQGASIHQTSEALTVLEDWLVARDDVEAVTAFAGQGAARFMLTYQAEDPNPSYGHLIVRVDTLEVIEAEMQALETFAETALPEGEFRAKRLAFGPGGGAPIEVRFAGRDPNVLRDLADEAMARMQAASDNIISPRQDWRERELVLRPIYAEKRAQDAGISRTDITQTLKLATEGISGGTFRERDRQIPIVIRAPQDSGLALADHMIYSESGNTLVQMEQVIDGFTFAPQDTLLYRRDRAEVITVGADIPRGATAAQVQAEVQATIEAMEIPDGYAMEWGGELESAGEAQAALGAQLPFSLIIMVLISVLLFNALRQPIIIWLLVPMAINGVSLALLGTGLPFTFTALLGLLSLSGMLIKNGIVLVEEIDLTRAAEPALPLKEAIISASTSRLRPVFLAAATTILGMLPLLSDAFFQSMAATIMGGLAFASVLTLIAAPVLYYIFFKRSAERLSQRTPNNAGMAASANRSKDA, from the coding sequence ATGGACATCGCGCGCCTCTCCATCAATCGCCCGGTCTACACTTGGATCATCATGCTCATCTGTCTCTTGGGCGGTATCTGGGGTTTTTCCACGCTGGGCCGTCTCGAAGACCCGGCCTTTACTATCAAGACCGCCGTGGTCGTTACAGAATACCCTGGTGCCACGGCGGCAGAAGTGGCGCTGGAGGTGACTGAGCCGCTGGAATCGCAGATCCAGAAGATGGCGGAGGTCAAGGACATCACGTCAATGAACCAGCCCGGCCTGTCCTGGATCACCGTCAATATGCAGGACACCTTTGATGGTGAACAACTGCCGGAAATCTGGACTAAACTGCGCAACCGGGTTGCCGAATCGGCCCTGCCCACGGGGGCCACGCGGCCCTTCGTCAATGACGGGTTTGGGGATGTCTACGGGCTTTACTATGCCGTGACCGCGACTGACTATTCTGATGCCGAGATCAATGAGCTGAGCACCTATCTCAGACGCGAGTTGCTATCGGTCGATGGTGTGGCGGACGTTGCATTGTCTGGCGTGCCGAACGAGGTCATCTATGTCGAACCCGATCTCGCGCTAAGCACCACGCTCGGCATTCCGCCCGCCGCAATCATTGGTGCGGTGGCCAATGCCAACGAAGTGGTCGACGGCGGCGCGATCCAATCGCCCCGGGGGCGCACCCTTGTGCAACGACCGCAAGGATCCGACAGTGTTTCCGAGATTGCGTCCCTCTCTGTCGGGGTGGGGGGACAGATCATCAATTTGGCCGATGTCACCCACATCTACCGTACCCGCGAGGCCGATCCGGAGCTGATGGTACGCCACAACGGGAGAGAGGCCTTTACCCTCGGCGTGGCTGGCGTTGCCACCGACAACATCGTCGAAGTCGGCAAACGTGTGGATGCCAAGCTGGCACAACTGCGCGGCAGCCTGCCGCTGGGGATCGAGATCCAGTCGATCTACCGCCAACACACGGTAGTCGAGGAAGCCTCGAACGCCTTTCTGGTCAATCTTGCCATGTCAGTTGCCATCGTGGTGGCGGTGCTGGCGGTCTTTATGGGCTGGCGCGCGGCAATTGTCGTGGGCTCGACGCTCCTGTTGACCGTGGTCGGTACGTTGTTTTTCATGGCACTTGGCGCGATCGAAATGGAACGTATCTCGCTGGGCGCGTTGATCATCGCGATGGGGATGCTGGTCGACAACGCCATTGTCGTGGCCGAAGGCATGCAAATCGCCATGCGGCAGGGTCAAAGCGCGCGCGATGCGGCGACCGAGGCTGCCAGCAAGACGCAGATCCCGCTTTTGGGTGCCACCGTCATCGGCATCATGGCCTTTGCCGGGATCGGGCTCAGCCCCGATGCGACGGGCGAGTTCCTGTTCTCACTCTTTGCCGTGATCGCCATCTCGCTCTTGCTGTCATGGCTGCTGGCCCTCACCGCGACGCCGCTTCTTGGGCACTACTTTTTCAAACGCGGCACGGCGGGCGCAGGCGGCGGCTATGACGGTGCGATTTTTCGAGGCTATGCCGCAGTCTTGCGCGCGGCGCTCAAACTGCGTTGGTTGGTGGTCGTAGCCCTGATCGCGGGCACCGCCGTGTGCTATGCGCTTTTTGGCCAGATCAAGCAGCAGTTCTTTCCTGACAGCAACACGCCCCTCTATTTTGTTCACTACAAGTTGCCGCAGGGTGCCTCGATCCACCAGACATCCGAAGCGCTGACCGTGCTAGAGGATTGGCTGGTCGCGCGAGACGATGTGGAGGCCGTCACCGCCTTTGCAGGGCAGGGTGCGGCGCGGTTCATGTTGACCTATCAGGCCGAAGACCCGAACCCGAGTTATGGTCATCTGATTGTCAGGGTCGATACGCTCGAGGTGATCGAGGCCGAGATGCAGGCGCTTGAGACCTTCGCCGAAACCGCACTGCCGGAAGGCGAGTTCCGCGCCAAGCGTCTTGCATTCGGGCCTGGCGGCGGTGCGCCGATCGAGGTGCGTTTCGCAGGTCGTGATCCCAATGTGCTGCGTGATCTGGCAGATGAGGCGATGGCACGGATGCAGGCCGCATCCGACAACATCATCTCTCCGCGTCAGGACTGGCGCGAGCGTGAGTTGGTGCTGCGCCCGATTTATGCTGAGAAACGTGCGCAGGATGCGGGCATTTCGCGCACGGACATCACCCAGACGCTGAAGCTCGCTACCGAAGGCATTAGCGGGGGCACTTTCCGCGAACGCGACCGGCAGATCCCGATCGTGATCCGCGCGCCGCAAGACAGCGGTTTGGCGCTGGCCGACCACATGATCTATTCCGAAAGCGGCAATACGCTGGTGCAGATGGAGCAGGTGATCGACGGCTTCACCTTTGCGCCGCAAGATACGCTGCTTTACCGCCGCGACCGGGCCGAGGTCATCACCGTCGGTGCCGATATCCCCCGTGGTGCCACCGCCGCACAGGTGCAGGCTGAAGTGCAGGCCACGATCGAGGCGATGGAGATTCCGGATGGATATGCGATGGAATGGGGCGGCGAACTGGAAAGCGCCGGTGAAGCGCAGGCCGCTTTGGGCGCGCAACTGCCGTTCAGCCTGATCATCATGGTACTGATCTCGGTGCTGCTGTTCAATGCGCTGCGTCAGCCGATCATTATCTGGCTGCTGGTGCCGATGGCGATCAATGGTGTTAGTTTGGCGCTGCTGGGGACAGGGCTGCCCTTTACTTTCACTGCACTTCTAGGGCTGTTGTCGCTGTCTGGCATGTTGATCAAGAACGGCATTGTTCTGGTCGAGGAAATCGACCTGACCCGCGCCGCCGAGCCGGCGCTGCCACTGAAGGAGGCCATCATCAGCGCCTCAACCTCGCGTCTTCGTCCGGTGTTTCTGGCTGCGGCAACGACGATCCTCGGCATGTTGCCTTTGTTGTCCGATGCCTTCTTTCAGTCGATGGCTGCGACGATCATGGGAGGCTTGGCTTTTGCCTCGGTCCTCACCCTGATCGCGGCACCTGTGCTGTATTATATCTTCTTCAAGCGCAGTGCAGAGCGCCTGTCCCAAAGAACACCAAATAATGCAGGAATGGCGGCTTCGGCTAACCGCAGCAAAGATGCATAG
- a CDS encoding amino acid ABC transporter substrate-binding protein, with protein sequence MKKILATAALALSTTFSAAHSETLNVGMSGGYFPFTFVKLDKLQGFEVDFINAIAAETGDEVNFVTMSFSGLVGALETGRIDTIANQITITPERETKFAFSQPYVFDGAQVVVKKGNEETIARVEDLSGKTVAVNLGSNFEELLNELPNAEEIDIRTYESNIAQDTALGRVDAFVMDRVSSAQLIAESPLPLAFAGKPFSEIRNALPFRTDEKGTELRDRFDAAITTLKANGTLTEISEKWFGTDISAVE encoded by the coding sequence ATGAAAAAAATATTGGCAACCGCAGCACTTGCCCTGTCGACTACTTTCAGCGCGGCGCACTCCGAAACACTGAACGTTGGCATGTCGGGCGGCTATTTTCCCTTCACGTTTGTTAAACTCGACAAGCTCCAAGGTTTCGAAGTCGACTTCATCAACGCCATCGCGGCAGAAACGGGTGACGAGGTGAACTTTGTCACGATGTCCTTCTCCGGACTTGTCGGGGCACTTGAGACGGGTCGGATTGATACCATCGCCAACCAAATTACCATCACGCCAGAGCGGGAAACAAAGTTTGCCTTCTCGCAACCTTACGTCTTTGATGGTGCGCAAGTTGTGGTCAAAAAAGGCAACGAAGAAACAATTGCACGCGTTGAGGACCTTAGCGGCAAGACTGTCGCCGTTAACTTGGGGTCGAATTTCGAGGAATTGTTGAATGAACTTCCAAACGCGGAAGAAATCGACATCCGCACTTATGAGAGCAACATCGCCCAAGACACAGCCCTTGGTCGCGTAGATGCATTTGTCATGGATCGTGTGTCTTCTGCCCAGTTGATTGCCGAAAGCCCCCTGCCCTTAGCATTCGCCGGCAAACCCTTCAGTGAAATCCGCAATGCGCTGCCGTTCCGCACCGACGAAAAAGGGACTGAGTTGCGCGATCGGTTTGATGCCGCCATTACCACGCTGAAAGCAAACGGCACATTGACCGAAATATCTGAAAAGTGGTTCGGAACTGATATTTCGGCCGTGGAGTAA
- a CDS encoding efflux RND transporter periplasmic adaptor subunit: MATGLNHTAMPLRLLGPALALAVSLTGPSLAAADETAMPPVVKLAPVNLSDAELRRVFFGKVVARETVNLAFQVGGQIVQFPVEEGASVARGSVVAQMDMEPFELALEQAQANRAQAERTVSRYEQLAGTSVAEANLEDARTAVTLNDIAVRNAKRDLDHAALHAPFDAIVAARMMPNFSTVSAGTPVVRLHDMSELRVEIDVPETLFQRAGRDPDVTFVASFPASTQSYPMQIREYNAETAEIGQTYTITLGSDLPQEFVPLPGASVEVSAILQLGGQSIEVPNSAIAIGNDNQTYVMVFEPTGAGQGKVIRTPVEIIPTDRGKVVVKEGLSEGQEIVVSGANQLEDGTDVRRFTGFGN, translated from the coding sequence ATGGCCACAGGACTTAACCACACTGCAATGCCACTGCGCCTTCTCGGTCCGGCTCTGGCCCTTGCCGTCTCGCTGACCGGACCAAGTCTTGCAGCGGCGGATGAGACCGCGATGCCGCCGGTCGTCAAATTGGCCCCCGTGAACCTAAGCGACGCCGAGTTGCGGAGGGTTTTCTTCGGCAAGGTCGTCGCCCGGGAAACCGTAAATCTGGCCTTTCAGGTTGGCGGGCAGATCGTTCAATTCCCGGTGGAAGAGGGGGCTTCTGTAGCAAGGGGCAGTGTCGTGGCGCAGATGGATATGGAGCCTTTCGAGCTGGCATTAGAACAGGCACAAGCCAATCGGGCGCAGGCCGAGCGCACGGTGTCGCGCTATGAACAACTGGCGGGAACGTCGGTTGCCGAAGCCAATCTCGAAGACGCCCGCACAGCGGTTACCCTGAACGATATCGCGGTGCGCAATGCAAAGCGCGACCTCGATCATGCGGCGCTGCACGCGCCTTTCGATGCCATTGTCGCGGCGCGTATGATGCCGAATTTTTCGACCGTCAGTGCCGGTACGCCGGTGGTGCGTTTGCATGACATGTCCGAACTGCGGGTCGAGATCGACGTGCCCGAGACCCTGTTTCAGCGCGCCGGACGTGATCCCGATGTGACCTTCGTCGCCAGTTTCCCCGCCAGCACGCAAAGTTACCCGATGCAGATCCGCGAATACAACGCCGAAACTGCCGAGATTGGCCAGACCTACACCATTACGCTTGGCAGTGACTTGCCTCAGGAATTCGTGCCGCTGCCGGGTGCCTCGGTCGAGGTCAGCGCGATACTCCAACTGGGCGGGCAAAGTATCGAGGTGCCCAATTCGGCGATTGCCATCGGCAATGACAACCAGACCTACGTGATGGTCTTTGAGCCCACGGGGGCGGGGCAGGGCAAAGTGATCCGCACACCGGTCGAAATCATCCCGACCGACCGCGGCAAGGTTGTAGTCAAAGAGGGGCTGTCCGAGGGACAGGAGATTGTAGTGAGCGGTGCAAACCAGCTTGAAGACGGCACCGACGTGCGCCGCTTCACCGGTTTCGGGAACTGA
- a CDS encoding amino acid ABC transporter ATP-binding protein has protein sequence MTSKAAISIEGLNKSFGNTSVLTNISLDIAPGERVVVIGPSGTGKSTLLRCLNYLDRPDSGAIRVGDLTVDPANASRSDILALRRRTAFVFQNYALFANKTARENITQALITVKGQSKADAVTRANETLRETGLIDKADSYPAALSGGQQQRVGIGRAMALDADLMLFDEPTSALDPEWVGEVLDLMRRVAEKRQTMLIVTHEMQFAREIADRIIFMSDGQIVEQGPPHELLENPQDSRTRAFLRRVAKVDSDA, from the coding sequence ATGACTTCAAAGGCCGCAATTTCCATCGAAGGATTGAACAAATCCTTTGGTAATACATCCGTTCTAACGAACATCTCGCTGGACATCGCGCCCGGCGAAAGGGTGGTTGTCATCGGGCCATCTGGTACTGGGAAATCTACTCTGCTCAGATGTTTGAACTATCTGGACCGACCAGACAGTGGGGCCATCCGGGTTGGCGATCTGACCGTCGACCCCGCAAACGCATCGCGCTCCGACATTTTGGCACTGCGGCGCAGAACGGCATTTGTGTTTCAGAACTACGCACTCTTTGCCAATAAAACCGCACGCGAAAATATCACCCAAGCGTTGATCACCGTGAAAGGCCAATCCAAGGCCGACGCTGTGACGCGTGCCAATGAGACGCTGCGCGAAACGGGGCTCATCGACAAGGCAGATTCTTACCCAGCCGCCCTTTCAGGTGGCCAACAACAGCGCGTCGGCATAGGTCGTGCAATGGCGCTAGACGCCGATCTGATGTTGTTCGATGAACCGACATCAGCACTTGATCCTGAATGGGTCGGCGAAGTGCTGGACCTGATGCGGCGTGTCGCCGAAAAACGACAAACGATGTTAATCGTCACGCATGAAATGCAATTCGCCCGGGAAATTGCGGATCGGATCATTTTCATGTCAGATGGACAGATTGTCGAACAAGGGCCACCTCACGAGCTGCTTGAAAACCCACAGGATTCCCGCACAAGGGCCTTTCTGCGGCGTGTTGCGAAGGTCGATTCAGACGCCTAA